Proteins from a single region of Streptomyces sp. Tu 3180:
- a CDS encoding TetR/AcrR family transcriptional regulator, with protein sequence MARPRKPLLSTDRIVETARALVDAEGLAAVSTRRLAAELGVSGPSLYNHFRTKDEILEAVADSVSALVDLSMFEDGRDWRTALHDWAVSYRAALRDHPNIVPVLARGPGRRPAALRLADAVYGAMVEAGWPPAQATSIGALMRYFIMGSALGSFAGGFVDDASAYDPADYPHLGQAHLLAEQQEKIDERAFETGLTALLDGLALQYEQVRGGA encoded by the coding sequence ATGGCCCGACCGCGCAAGCCCCTGCTCAGCACCGACCGGATCGTCGAGACGGCCCGTGCGCTCGTGGACGCGGAGGGCCTGGCCGCCGTCTCCACGCGCCGGCTCGCCGCGGAGCTGGGGGTGAGCGGGCCCTCGCTCTACAACCACTTCCGCACCAAGGACGAGATCCTGGAGGCGGTGGCCGACTCGGTGAGCGCGCTGGTCGACCTGTCGATGTTCGAGGACGGCCGGGACTGGCGGACCGCGCTGCACGACTGGGCGGTCTCCTACCGGGCGGCGCTGCGCGACCACCCCAACATCGTCCCGGTCCTCGCCCGCGGCCCCGGCCGGCGGCCGGCGGCGCTGCGGCTCGCCGACGCGGTCTACGGCGCGATGGTCGAGGCGGGCTGGCCGCCCGCGCAGGCCACCTCCATCGGCGCGCTGATGCGGTACTTCATCATGGGCTCCGCGCTCGGCTCCTTCGCGGGCGGTTTCGTGGACGACGCGAGCGCCTACGATCCCGCCGACTACCCCCACCTCGGCCAGGCCCACCTGCTCGCCGAGCAGCAGGAGAAGATCGACGAACGGGCCTTCGAGACGGGGCTGACGGCGCTGCTGGACGGGCTGGCGCTCCAGTACGAGCAGGTGCGGGGCGGCGCGTAG
- a CDS encoding winged helix-turn-helix domain-containing protein, protein MTTKDPRTPGLARLAALVADETRAACLLALLDGRAWTAGELARHAGVAASTLSEHLGKLVAGGLLTEERQGRHRYVRLAGVQVAQLVEDLAARVAPDAAERPRTLRQSSAGSAMARGRTCYDHLAGRLGIAVTDAFASRGLLVQDTGFALTEAGLRWFDTAGIALDRRGRRPLARACLDWTERRPHLAGAAGAALCRHALGAGWCVRIGSGRAVKVTGAGARALSELLGIGAEALR, encoded by the coding sequence ATGACCACCAAGGACCCCCGGACACCGGGCCTCGCGCGGCTCGCCGCGCTGGTCGCCGACGAGACCCGGGCCGCGTGTCTGCTGGCGCTGCTGGACGGGCGGGCGTGGACGGCGGGCGAGCTGGCCCGGCACGCCGGTGTCGCCGCGTCCACGTTGAGCGAGCACCTGGGCAAGCTCGTCGCGGGCGGGCTGCTGACCGAGGAACGGCAGGGACGGCACCGGTACGTGCGGCTGGCCGGCGTGCAGGTCGCCCAGCTGGTGGAGGACCTGGCCGCACGGGTCGCCCCGGATGCCGCCGAACGCCCGCGCACCCTGCGCCAGTCGAGCGCCGGGTCGGCCATGGCCCGCGGCCGCACCTGCTACGACCATCTCGCCGGGCGGCTCGGCATCGCCGTCACGGACGCCTTCGCCTCGCGGGGACTGCTGGTCCAGGACACCGGGTTCGCGCTCACCGAGGCCGGTCTGCGGTGGTTCGACACGGCCGGCATCGCCCTCGACCGCCGCGGCCGGCGCCCGCTGGCCCGCGCCTGCCTGGACTGGACGGAGCGCCGGCCCCACCTCGCCGGGGCCGCGGGCGCGGCCCTGTGCCGGCACGCCCTCGGGGCCGGGTGGTGCGTGCGCATCGGCTCCGGGCGGGCGGTGAAGGTGACGGGGGCGGGCGCACGCGCGCTGTCCGAACTCCTCGGGATCGGGGCGGAGGCCCTGCGGTGA
- a CDS encoding MFS transporter yields MDTAPSAQPLTAATPAAPNRRRVATAAALASAVEWYDYFVFGIAAALILGDLYFPAGSPTAGVLAAFATFAVGFLARPLGGIVAGHLGDRRGRKPMLVLALTLMGVATTGIGLLPTYETIGVAAPVLLVALRVAQGVAVGAQWGGAMLLATEYAPEGKRGVYGSVVQLGVPIGVVTANTVFLLAGALTSEPAFKAWGWRLPFLVGVLVLGLAWYIHTRVEETPEFREAEKALAEREKSEQGSPLRTILRDHLGTVLLAGGSFAVNTATFYILITGVLDYTTRELGMSRGAVLTVSLCVSLTQLVLIPASAALSDRVGRIRIYALGAAGIALWAVPLFLLIDTGSLLWLAVGTFVASCFLSIMYGPQAALFAELFTPEMRYTGASLGYQIAAVGGGGLAPFVMVLLLEAADTSMAVSGYIVVLALIALGSIKVLADRARSR; encoded by the coding sequence ATGGACACCGCACCTTCCGCCCAGCCGCTCACGGCCGCCACCCCGGCCGCTCCCAACCGCCGCAGGGTCGCCACGGCGGCGGCCCTCGCCTCGGCCGTCGAGTGGTACGACTACTTCGTCTTCGGCATCGCCGCCGCACTGATCCTCGGTGACCTGTACTTCCCCGCCGGCAGCCCCACCGCCGGCGTCCTCGCCGCCTTCGCCACCTTCGCCGTCGGCTTCCTCGCCCGCCCCCTCGGCGGCATCGTCGCCGGTCACCTCGGCGACAGGCGCGGCCGCAAGCCGATGCTGGTCCTCGCGCTCACGCTGATGGGCGTCGCCACCACCGGCATCGGCCTGCTGCCGACGTACGAGACGATCGGCGTCGCCGCACCGGTCCTGCTCGTCGCCCTCCGCGTCGCGCAGGGCGTCGCCGTCGGCGCCCAGTGGGGCGGGGCGATGCTGCTGGCCACCGAGTACGCCCCCGAGGGCAAGCGCGGCGTCTACGGCAGCGTCGTCCAACTCGGCGTCCCCATCGGCGTGGTGACCGCCAACACGGTCTTCCTGCTGGCCGGCGCCCTCACCTCGGAGCCGGCGTTCAAGGCGTGGGGCTGGCGCCTGCCCTTCCTGGTCGGCGTCCTCGTGCTCGGGCTCGCCTGGTACATCCACACCCGCGTCGAGGAGACCCCCGAGTTCCGCGAGGCGGAGAAGGCGCTGGCCGAGCGGGAGAAGTCGGAGCAGGGCAGCCCGCTGCGCACGATCCTGCGCGACCACCTCGGCACGGTCCTGCTGGCCGGCGGTTCCTTCGCCGTGAACACCGCGACGTTCTACATCCTGATCACCGGCGTCCTCGACTACACCACCCGCGAACTCGGCATGAGCCGCGGCGCGGTGCTCACCGTCTCCCTCTGCGTGAGCCTCACCCAGCTCGTCCTGATCCCCGCCTCCGCCGCGCTCTCCGACCGCGTCGGACGGATCAGGATCTACGCGCTCGGCGCGGCGGGCATCGCACTGTGGGCCGTACCGCTGTTCCTGCTGATCGACACCGGTTCGCTGCTGTGGCTGGCGGTCGGCACCTTCGTCGCCAGCTGCTTCCTCAGCATCATGTACGGCCCCCAGGCGGCCCTGTTCGCCGAGCTGTTCACGCCGGAGATGCGCTACACCGGCGCCTCCCTCGGCTACCAGATCGCCGCCGTGGGCGGGGGCGGGCTCGCGCCCTTCGTGATGGTGCTGCTGCTGGAGGCCGCGGACACCTCGATGGCCGTGTCCGGCTACATCGTCGTGCTGGCGCTGATCGCCCTGGGGTCCATCAAGGTCCTGGCGGACCGGGCCCGTTCACGCTGA